One Mesorhizobium sp. J428 DNA segment encodes these proteins:
- a CDS encoding phosphoenolpyruvate carboxykinase translates to MPKKESGVFNPDQAIGTIGLEGLGEVRYNLGAAELYEAAIRLGEAHLSAEGALVVYTGQHTGRSPKDKFVVRDGNTEGKVWWDNNKAISPEQFETLFADFKALAKGKDLYVQDLEGGADPANVLPVRVITEFAWHSLFIRNLLIRPDRAKLATFVPKMTIIDLPSFRADPARHGTRSETVIAVDLTRMIVLIGGSAYAGEMKKSVFTMLNYLLPERGVMPMHCSANVGPKGDAAVFFGLSGTGKTTLSADPTRTLIGDDEHGWGKDGIFNFEGGCYAKTIRLSAEAEPEIFATTRRFGTVLENVVLDEKRVPDFDDGSLTENTRCAYPLDFIPNASETGRAGHPKNIIMLTADAFGVMPPIAKLTPAQAMYHFLSGYTAKVAGTERGVTEPEATFSTCFGAPFMPRHPSEYGNLLRELIAEHKVDCWLVNTGWTGGAYGTGRRMPIKATRALLTAALNASLKSAEFRTDPNFGFEVPVSVPEVDGSILDPRSTWADKAAYDRQARKLVGMFIDNFGKFESHVDQAVRGAAPRVQEAAE, encoded by the coding sequence ATGCCGAAGAAAGAGTCCGGCGTCTTCAATCCGGATCAGGCAATCGGAACGATCGGATTGGAGGGGCTCGGAGAGGTCCGCTACAATCTCGGCGCGGCCGAACTCTACGAGGCGGCGATTCGTCTCGGCGAAGCGCATTTGAGCGCCGAAGGCGCGCTGGTCGTCTATACGGGGCAGCACACCGGCCGCTCGCCGAAGGACAAGTTCGTCGTCCGGGACGGCAATACGGAAGGCAAGGTCTGGTGGGACAACAACAAGGCGATCTCGCCTGAGCAGTTCGAGACGCTGTTCGCCGATTTCAAGGCGCTGGCAAAGGGCAAGGACCTCTACGTGCAGGACCTCGAAGGCGGCGCCGATCCGGCCAACGTCCTGCCGGTGCGCGTCATCACCGAATTCGCCTGGCACTCGCTGTTCATCCGCAACCTGCTCATCCGTCCGGACCGCGCCAAGCTCGCGACCTTCGTCCCGAAGATGACGATCATCGACCTGCCCTCCTTCCGCGCCGATCCCGCGCGCCACGGCACGCGTTCCGAGACGGTCATCGCGGTCGACCTCACCCGCATGATCGTGCTGATCGGCGGCTCCGCCTATGCGGGCGAGATGAAGAAGTCCGTCTTCACCATGCTCAACTACCTGCTGCCGGAGCGCGGCGTGATGCCGATGCACTGCTCGGCCAATGTCGGGCCGAAGGGCGATGCGGCCGTGTTCTTCGGCCTGTCCGGCACCGGCAAGACCACGCTGTCCGCCGACCCGACCCGCACGCTGATCGGCGACGACGAGCACGGCTGGGGCAAGGACGGCATCTTCAACTTCGAAGGCGGCTGCTATGCCAAGACGATCCGCCTCTCGGCGGAGGCAGAGCCCGAGATCTTCGCGACCACGCGCCGGTTCGGCACCGTGCTCGAGAACGTGGTGCTCGACGAGAAGCGCGTCCCCGACTTCGACGACGGCTCGCTGACCGAGAACACCCGCTGCGCCTATCCGCTCGATTTCATTCCGAACGCCAGCGAGACCGGCCGCGCCGGCCATCCGAAGAACATCATCATGCTGACGGCGGATGCTTTCGGCGTGATGCCGCCGATCGCCAAGCTAACGCCGGCGCAGGCGATGTACCACTTCCTGTCCGGCTACACCGCCAAGGTCGCGGGCACCGAACGGGGCGTGACGGAGCCGGAAGCGACATTCTCGACCTGCTTCGGCGCACCCTTCATGCCGCGGCATCCATCCGAATACGGCAACCTGCTGCGCGAGCTGATCGCCGAGCACAAGGTGGACTGCTGGCTGGTGAACACCGGCTGGACCGGCGGCGCCTACGGCACGGGCCGGCGCATGCCGATCAAGGCGACGCGCGCACTGCTGACCGCCGCGCTCAACGCTTCGCTGAAGAGCGCCGAGTTCCGCACCGATCCGAACTTCGGCTTCGAGGTTCCGGTGTCGGTTCCCGAGGTCGACGGCTCGATCCTCGATCCGCGTTCGACCTGGGCGGACAAGGCGGCATATGACCGCCAGGCGAGGAAACTCGTTGGCATGTTCATCG
- a CDS encoding nucleotidyltransferase family protein, translating to MSSVPSKAMVLAAGLGKRMRPITDTIPKPLVKIAGKPMIDWGLDALADAGVETAVVNVHYLPDQIVAHLAGRTKPAIEISDERDALLESGGGIIRALPRLGPAPFFVLNADTFWIDRADNNLVRLGLAWNDAEMDILLMLARLDQATGHSGGTDFLLASDGRLSRAKGDPKGLIYAGAAIVHPRIFNHAPAGAHSLNAEFDAALAAGRLHGMVMDGDWITVGTPDAIAPAEAAVARAVAKPR from the coding sequence ATGAGTTCCGTTCCGTCGAAGGCAATGGTCCTCGCCGCCGGCCTCGGCAAGCGCATGCGGCCGATCACCGACACGATTCCGAAGCCGCTGGTGAAGATAGCCGGCAAACCAATGATCGACTGGGGCCTGGACGCGCTCGCGGATGCGGGCGTCGAGACCGCGGTCGTGAACGTGCACTACCTCCCCGACCAGATCGTCGCCCACCTCGCCGGGAGAACGAAACCAGCCATCGAGATCTCCGACGAGCGCGACGCGCTGCTAGAATCCGGCGGCGGCATCATTCGGGCGCTGCCTAGGCTCGGCCCGGCCCCCTTCTTCGTCCTCAACGCCGACACGTTCTGGATCGACCGGGCGGACAACAATCTGGTCCGCCTCGGGCTTGCCTGGAACGACGCGGAGATGGATATTCTCCTCATGCTGGCCAGGCTCGATCAGGCGACGGGGCATTCGGGAGGGACGGACTTCCTGCTGGCGTCCGACGGACGGCTTTCGCGCGCGAAAGGCGATCCGAAAGGGTTGATCTACGCCGGCGCCGCGATCGTCCATCCGCGCATCTTCAACCACGCTCCGGCCGGCGCGCATTCGCTCAATGCCGAGTTCGACGCGGCGCTCGCCGCCGGCCGCCTGCACGGCATGGTCATGGACGGCGACTGGATCACTGTCGGCACGCCCGATGCCATAGCTCCCGCCGAGGCGGCAGTCGCACGGGCTGTCGCGAAGCCGCGATGA
- the tsaE gene encoding tRNA (adenosine(37)-N6)-threonylcarbamoyltransferase complex ATPase subunit type 1 TsaE: protein MPPETLTIELADEAATTRLGADIAAVARIGDVFALSGDLGAGKTTLARGFVRALAGDPAMDVPSPTFTLVQSYAGRLPVHHFDLYRLASGSDLDELGFDEAVSDGVALVEWPERADDLLPASRIRIVLAHLGSGRLATIEGPEEALRRLRRTLAIRRFLAGAGAPEATRTFLLGDASTRTYETVTEPTRPKRILMNAARQPDGPPIRDGKPYSQIAHLAESVTPFVAIAKALAARGFCAPKIFAQDLDQGLLLIEHLGDAGFLDASGAPVRERYLAAATLLAELHRQSWPQEIEAAPGVVHRLPVYDREAMMIEVELLTDWYVPAETGRAVEDAERADYRAAWDAAIARLALAEKSIVLRDYHSPNLIWREDRKGNDRLGVIDFQDALWGPAAYDVASLALDARVTIPPELERATVDAYKAARHAHGGFDEAAFDQAYAIMAAQRNSKILGIFVRLNKRDGKPQYLKHLPRIRDYVARVLPHPALAEVREFYLSRGLAG from the coding sequence ATGCCTCCTGAAACGCTGACGATCGAGCTCGCAGACGAAGCCGCAACGACACGCCTCGGCGCGGACATCGCCGCCGTGGCGCGCATCGGCGACGTCTTCGCCCTGTCCGGCGATCTCGGCGCCGGCAAGACGACGCTTGCGCGCGGCTTCGTGCGGGCGCTTGCCGGCGATCCGGCGATGGATGTGCCGAGCCCCACCTTCACGCTCGTCCAGTCCTATGCGGGGCGTCTCCCCGTCCATCATTTCGACCTCTACCGCCTCGCATCGGGCTCCGATCTCGACGAGCTCGGCTTCGACGAGGCGGTAAGCGACGGCGTCGCGCTGGTCGAATGGCCCGAGCGTGCCGACGACCTGCTGCCGGCGAGCCGCATCCGCATCGTGCTCGCGCATCTCGGCAGCGGCCGCCTCGCGACCATCGAAGGTCCGGAAGAGGCGCTCCGCCGCCTGCGCCGCACGCTCGCGATCCGCCGGTTCCTCGCCGGGGCCGGCGCGCCGGAGGCGACGCGCACCTTCCTGCTCGGCGATGCCTCGACGCGCACCTACGAAACGGTGACGGAGCCCACCCGGCCGAAGCGTATCCTGATGAATGCGGCGCGCCAGCCCGACGGCCCTCCGATCCGCGACGGCAAGCCCTACAGCCAGATCGCCCATCTCGCCGAATCCGTGACGCCCTTCGTCGCCATCGCCAAAGCGCTCGCCGCTCGCGGCTTCTGCGCCCCGAAGATCTTCGCGCAGGATCTGGACCAGGGCCTGCTGCTGATCGAGCATCTCGGCGATGCCGGCTTCCTCGACGCCTCCGGCGCCCCGGTGCGCGAGCGGTATCTCGCCGCCGCCACCCTGCTTGCCGAGCTGCACCGCCAGAGCTGGCCGCAGGAGATTGAGGCCGCGCCCGGCGTGGTCCATCGCCTTCCGGTCTATGATCGCGAGGCGATGATGATCGAGGTGGAGCTTCTCACCGACTGGTATGTGCCGGCCGAGACCGGCCGTGCCGTCGAGGACGCGGAGCGGGCCGACTACCGTGCTGCCTGGGATGCCGCGATCGCGCGCCTTGCCTTGGCCGAGAAGAGCATCGTGCTGCGCGACTATCATTCGCCCAACCTCATCTGGCGCGAGGACCGGAAAGGCAACGACCGGCTCGGCGTCATCGACTTCCAGGACGCGCTCTGGGGCCCTGCCGCCTATGACGTCGCCTCGCTGGCACTCGACGCGCGCGTCACGATCCCGCCGGAGCTGGAGCGGGCGACGGTGGACGCCTACAAGGCGGCGCGGCATGCGCATGGCGGCTTCGACGAGGCTGCCTTCGACCAGGCCTATGCCATCATGGCCGCACAGCGGAACTCGAAGATCCTCGGCATCTTCGTCCGGCTCAACAAGCGCGACGGCAAACCGCAATATCTGAAGCACCTGCCGCGCATCCGCGACTATGTCGCGCGCGTCCTGCCGCATCCGGCTCTTGCCGAGGTGCGCGAATTCTACCTGTCGCGCGGGCTGGCCGGATGA
- a CDS encoding PTS sugar transporter subunit IIA — MIGLVLVTHGRLAEEFRNAVEHVVGPQKNLETVCIGPDDDMEQRRLDIIAAVRKADSGSGVIMLTDMFGGTPSNLAISVMNPGRVEVIAGMNLPMLIKLSSVRAGDNMQAAIDEAQAAGRKYINVASQVLTGK, encoded by the coding sequence ATGATCGGTCTCGTGCTCGTCACGCACGGTCGTTTGGCTGAAGAGTTCCGCAATGCAGTGGAACATGTCGTCGGGCCCCAGAAGAATCTCGAAACCGTCTGCATCGGACCCGACGACGACATGGAGCAGCGCCGGCTCGACATCATCGCGGCCGTGCGCAAGGCCGACAGCGGCTCGGGCGTGATCATGCTCACCGACATGTTCGGCGGCACGCCCTCCAACCTCGCGATCTCGGTGATGAACCCGGGTCGGGTCGAGGTGATCGCCGGCATGAACCTGCCGATGCTGATCAAGCTGTCGAGCGTGCGCGCGGGCGACAACATGCAGGCGGCGATCGACGAGGCTCAGGCCGCCGGACGCAAATACATCAACGTCGCGAGCCAGGTGTTGACCGGGAAATGA
- a CDS encoding HPr family phosphocarrier protein: MKADVEKITRELPIINQRGLHARASAKFVQTVNRFNAAVTVEKDGVSVGGNSIMGLMMLAASPGCCIRVSASGPDAPDVIAALEVLIADRFGEEM; the protein is encoded by the coding sequence ATGAAGGCCGACGTCGAGAAGATCACCCGCGAACTGCCGATCATCAACCAGCGAGGCCTGCATGCGCGCGCCTCCGCGAAGTTCGTCCAGACGGTGAACCGGTTCAACGCCGCGGTCACCGTCGAGAAGGACGGTGTCTCCGTCGGCGGCAATTCGATCATGGGCCTGATGATGCTTGCTGCGAGCCCCGGATGCTGCATCCGGGTCTCGGCGAGCGGGCCGGACGCCCCCGACGTCATCGCAGCGCTCGAGGTCTTGATCGCCGATCGCTTCGGCGAGGAGATGTGA
- the ahcY gene encoding adenosylhomocysteinase — protein sequence MANDYVIADIKLADWGRKEIEIAETEMPGLMAARKEFGSSKPLKGARISGSLHMTIQTAVLIETLKALGADVRWASCNIFSTQDHAAAAIAAAGTPVFAVKGENLTEYWEYTDKIFQWADGGTTNMILDDGGDATMAILIGARAEAGEDVLSKPGNEEEEILFAQIKKRMAATPGFFTKNRDAIRGVTEETTTGVNRLYQLQKKGLLPFPAINVNDSVTKSKFDNKYGCKESLVDGIRRGTDVMMAGKVAVVCGYGDVGKGSAASLKGAGARVKVTEVDPICALQAAMDGFEVVTLEDAAPTADIVITTTGNKDVITIEHMRQFKDMAIVGNIGHFDNEIQVAALRNLKWTNVKPQVDMIEFPGGKRIILLSEGRLLNLGNATGHPSFVMSASFTNQVLAQIELWTKPGVYKNEVYVLPKHLDEKVARLHLEKLGAKLTELSGEQAAYIGVPQSGPFKAEHYRY from the coding sequence ATGGCCAACGACTATGTGATTGCCGACATCAAGCTTGCGGACTGGGGCCGCAAGGAGATCGAGATCGCCGAGACTGAGATGCCCGGCCTCATGGCGGCGCGCAAGGAATTCGGATCGTCCAAGCCGCTCAAGGGCGCGCGCATCTCCGGCTCGCTTCACATGACCATCCAGACGGCGGTGCTGATCGAGACGCTGAAGGCGCTCGGCGCCGACGTGCGCTGGGCTTCCTGCAACATCTTCTCGACGCAGGACCATGCCGCTGCGGCGATCGCCGCAGCTGGCACGCCGGTCTTCGCGGTCAAGGGCGAGAACCTGACCGAATACTGGGAATACACCGACAAGATCTTCCAGTGGGCCGACGGCGGCACCACCAACATGATCCTGGACGACGGCGGCGACGCCACCATGGCCATCCTGATCGGCGCCCGCGCCGAAGCCGGCGAGGACGTGCTCTCCAAGCCGGGCAACGAGGAGGAGGAGATCCTCTTCGCGCAGATCAAGAAACGCATGGCCGCCACCCCTGGCTTCTTCACCAAGAACCGTGACGCCATCCGCGGCGTCACCGAGGAAACGACCACCGGCGTCAACCGCCTTTACCAGCTGCAGAAGAAGGGCCTGCTGCCCTTCCCGGCGATCAACGTCAACGACTCGGTCACCAAGTCGAAGTTCGACAACAAATACGGCTGCAAGGAATCGCTGGTGGACGGCATCCGCCGCGGCACCGACGTGATGATGGCCGGCAAGGTCGCGGTCGTCTGCGGCTACGGCGACGTCGGCAAGGGCTCGGCCGCCTCGCTGAAGGGCGCCGGCGCTCGCGTCAAGGTCACCGAGGTCGACCCGATCTGCGCGCTGCAGGCTGCAATGGACGGGTTCGAGGTCGTGACGCTTGAGGACGCGGCCCCGACGGCCGACATCGTCATCACGACGACCGGCAACAAGGACGTCATCACCATCGAGCATATGCGCCAGTTCAAGGACATGGCGATCGTCGGAAACATCGGCCACTTCGACAACGAGATCCAGGTCGCCGCGCTGCGCAACCTGAAGTGGACCAACGTCAAGCCGCAGGTCGACATGATCGAGTTCCCGGGCGGCAAGCGCATTATCCTTCTGTCGGAAGGCCGCCTGCTCAATCTCGGCAATGCCACCGGCCATCCGAGCTTTGTCATGTCGGCATCGTTCACCAACCAGGTGCTGGCCCAGATTGAGCTCTGGACCAAGCCCGGCGTCTATAAGAACGAGGTCTATGTGCTCCCCAAGCATCTGGATGAAAAGGTCGCCCGCCTGCACCTCGAGAAGCTTGGCGCCAAGCTCACCGAGCTTTCGGGAGAACAGGCTGCCTATATCGGTGTGCCGCAGAGTGGTCCGTTCAAGGCCGAACACTACCGCTATTGA
- a CDS encoding response regulator transcription factor, translated as MATIALVDDDRNILTSVSIALESEGYRVETYTDGASALEGLTARPPNLAIFDIKMPRMDGMELLRRLRQKSDLPVIFLTSKDDEIDELFGLKMGADDFIRKPFSQRLLVERVKAVLRRGAAKDAAVKTPSQQARSLERGQLVMDQERHTCTWKGEPVTLTVTEFLILHSLAQRPGVVKSRDALMDSAYDEQVYVDDRTIDSHIKRLRKKFKAVDDDFDMIETLYGVGYRFREA; from the coding sequence ATGGCAACAATTGCGCTCGTCGATGACGACCGAAACATCCTGACGTCGGTCTCGATCGCGCTGGAATCCGAGGGCTATCGGGTCGAGACATATACCGACGGCGCATCCGCGCTGGAGGGACTGACCGCCCGTCCGCCGAACCTCGCGATTTTCGACATCAAGATGCCGCGTATGGACGGAATGGAGCTCCTGCGCCGGTTGCGGCAGAAATCCGACCTGCCGGTGATCTTCCTGACATCGAAGGACGACGAGATCGACGAGCTGTTCGGCCTCAAGATGGGCGCCGACGATTTCATCCGCAAACCCTTCTCGCAGCGCCTGCTCGTGGAGCGCGTCAAGGCCGTGCTGCGGCGCGGCGCGGCCAAGGACGCCGCCGTCAAGACGCCCAGCCAGCAGGCCCGCTCGCTCGAACGCGGCCAGCTCGTCATGGACCAGGAGCGCCACACCTGCACCTGGAAGGGCGAGCCGGTGACGCTCACCGTGACCGAGTTCCTGATCCTGCATTCGCTCGCCCAGCGGCCCGGCGTCGTGAAGAGCCGTGACGCGCTGATGGATTCGGCCTATGATGAGCAAGTCTATGTCGACGACCGCACGATCGACAGCCACATCAAGCGCCTGCGCAAGAAGTTCAAGGCTGTCGACGACGACTTCGACATGATCGAGACGCTTTACGGCGTCGGCTACCGGTTTCGCGAGGCGTGA
- a CDS encoding sensor histidine kinase: MTADTEIDRAAAPPRSTTRARSWLLARAATSLRRFLGHYVFSSLTRRILVLNLAGLAVLVSGILYMNQFREGLIEARVESLMTQGEIIAAAIAASATVDTDAITLDPEKLLELQAGESVNPTNDQLDSLDFPINPELVAPVLRRLISPTRTRARIFDRDANLLLDSKHIYSRGQILRYQLPPVDQEQQGMFDRIGKFVGNLFRRTDLPVYREQPGGSGAIYPEVIKALTGNRATVVRVNEQGEQMVSVAVPVQRFRAVLGVLMLSTEGGDIDNIIAAERQAILSVFGVAAFVMALLSLLTASTIANPLRRLAAAAVRVRRGTKHREEIPDFSDREDEIGNLSTALRDMTNALYARIEAIESFAADVSHELKNPLTSLRSAVETLPLARNEDSRQRLMDVIQHDVRRLDRLITDISDASRLDAELARQDASTVDLKKLVSDLVSFSREGGRHKKAVDIDLKVGKLPQGVKGWTVVGHDLRLGQVLTNLIENARSFVPDEGGRIVISMTRSGRRVVVSVDDNGPGIRAENIDRIFERFYTDRPGSESFGQNSGLGLSISRQIVEAHGGTLTAENIPGIKPGDIRGARFVISLPAE, encoded by the coding sequence ATGACGGCGGATACGGAGATCGACAGGGCCGCGGCGCCGCCGCGGAGTACCACGCGGGCCAGGTCCTGGCTGCTCGCGCGGGCTGCCACGTCGCTGCGCCGCTTTCTCGGCCACTACGTCTTCTCGAGCCTGACGCGTCGCATCCTCGTCCTCAACCTCGCCGGTCTGGCGGTGCTGGTCTCGGGCATCCTCTACATGAACCAGTTCCGCGAGGGGCTGATCGAGGCGCGCGTCGAGAGCCTGATGACGCAGGGCGAGATCATCGCGGCCGCGATCGCGGCCTCGGCGACGGTCGACACCGATGCGATCACGCTCGATCCGGAGAAGCTGCTCGAGCTCCAGGCGGGCGAGAGCGTGAACCCGACGAATGATCAGCTCGACAGCCTCGACTTCCCGATCAACCCGGAACTGGTCGCACCTGTCCTGCGGCGGCTGATCTCGCCCACCCGCACCCGCGCGCGCATCTTCGACCGCGACGCCAACCTGCTGCTTGATTCCAAGCACATTTATTCGCGCGGCCAGATCCTGCGCTACCAGCTGCCCCCGGTCGACCAGGAACAGCAGGGCATGTTCGACCGTATCGGCAAGTTCGTCGGCAACCTCTTCCGCAGGACCGACCTGCCCGTCTACCGCGAGCAGCCCGGCGGCAGCGGCGCGATCTATCCCGAGGTGATCAAGGCGCTGACGGGCAACCGGGCGACCGTGGTGCGCGTCAACGAGCAGGGCGAGCAGATGGTGTCCGTCGCCGTGCCGGTGCAGCGCTTCCGGGCGGTGCTCGGCGTCCTGATGCTCTCCACCGAGGGCGGCGACATCGACAACATCATCGCCGCCGAGCGCCAGGCCATTCTCAGCGTCTTCGGGGTGGCCGCGTTCGTGATGGCGCTTCTGTCGCTGCTCACGGCGTCGACCATCGCCAATCCGCTGCGGCGGTTGGCTGCGGCGGCGGTCAGGGTGCGGCGCGGCACCAAGCACCGCGAGGAAATTCCCGATTTCTCCGACCGCGAGGACGAGATCGGCAATCTGTCGACGGCCCTGCGCGACATGACCAACGCGCTCTACGCCCGCATCGAGGCGATCGAGAGCTTCGCGGCCGATGTGAGCCACGAGCTCAAGAACCCGCTCACGTCGCTGCGCAGCGCGGTCGAAACGCTGCCGCTGGCCAGGAACGAGGATTCGCGCCAGCGGCTGATGGACGTGATCCAGCACGATGTGCGCCGCCTCGACCGGCTGATCACAGATATCTCCGACGCTTCCCGCCTCGACGCCGAGCTTGCGCGCCAGGACGCGTCGACCGTCGATCTCAAGAAGCTGGTGTCCGACCTCGTCTCCTTCTCGCGCGAGGGCGGCCGGCATAAGAAGGCGGTCGACATCGATCTCAAGGTCGGCAAGCTGCCGCAGGGGGTCAAGGGCTGGACGGTGGTCGGACACGACCTGCGGCTGGGCCAGGTACTTACCAACCTCATCGAGAACGCCCGCTCCTTCGTGCCGGACGAAGGCGGGCGCATCGTCATCTCCATGACCCGGTCCGGACGCCGCGTCGTCGTGTCGGTGGACGACAATGGCCCGGGCATCCGCGCCGAGAACATCGACCGCATCTTCGAGCGGTTCTACACCGACCGCCCGGGCAGCGAGTCCTTCGGCCAGAACTCGGGCCTCGGCCTGTCGATCAGCCGCCAGATCGTCGAGGCGCATGGCGGCACGCTGACGGCCGAGAACATCCCCGGCATCAAGCCGGGCGACATCCGCGGCGCCCGCTTCGTCATCTCGCTGCCGGCCGAATGA
- a CDS encoding HPr kinase/phosphorylase codes for MIRSAREGIPDDAVNLHASVVVLDAGAVMVRGAAGAGKTHLALALIEKWQEQGRFARLLADDQVFVMCRDGRLVARTPLATAGLAEIRGVGIVEMPYEPAARVDLVVDLAEEEGPDAPLSTVRIEAVDLPLLTLRHRDTAASCVSVAWALATIRAVPDGQNGEIMLALDNDLGLPSRRGRTT; via the coding sequence ATGATCCGGTCCGCCCGCGAAGGCATTCCCGACGACGCCGTGAACCTCCATGCCTCGGTGGTCGTGTTGGACGCCGGCGCGGTGATGGTCAGGGGTGCGGCAGGGGCCGGCAAGACGCATCTGGCGCTTGCGCTGATCGAGAAATGGCAAGAGCAGGGCCGCTTCGCGCGGCTTCTGGCCGACGACCAGGTCTTCGTCATGTGTCGCGACGGCCGGCTGGTGGCGCGCACGCCGCTTGCGACCGCCGGGCTGGCGGAGATCCGCGGCGTCGGCATCGTCGAGATGCCCTATGAGCCGGCGGCGCGGGTTGATCTCGTCGTCGATCTGGCCGAAGAAGAGGGCCCGGACGCGCCGCTGTCGACGGTGCGGATCGAGGCCGTCGACCTGCCGCTTTTGACCCTGCGCCATCGCGACACGGCAGCATCCTGTGTCTCCGTTGCATGGGCGCTCGCGACAATTCGCGCCGTCCCGGACGGTCAAAACGGTGAAATTATGCTTGCCTTGGATAACGATTTGGGCTTGCCAAGCAGGCGCGGGCGGACAACATAG